In Brevibacterium pigmentatum, the sequence GCCCGCCTTCCAAAGGAAGCTCAGCCCCGCACATCCTCTGAGTCGATGTCGGAGCGCAGGCCGCGCCAGACCGGGTGCCGCAGGCGCCCGGCCTCGGTCAGGCCCGAGAACCGGACCTCCCCGACGAGGTCGGGTCGCACCCAGTGGGCATCTCGCGACTCAGCAGCCGGCACCGTGAGCGCCGGCGTCTTCCGAGACCGGCGATCGAGACTGGAACGCAGACTCCGCAGGGCGGCCTCGTCGAACCCGGTGCCCACACGCCCCAGGTAGACGAGGTCGTCGCCGTCGTGGGCGGCGACCAACAGTGAGGCGAAGCTGTCAGAGCGTTCGCCTTCTCCGGTCCGCCAGCCGACAATGATGACATCTCGGGTCGAGGCATGCTTGAGCTTGGCCCAGGTGCGAGTGCGCTTTCCGGGAAGATAGATGCTGTCGGTCCGCTTCGCCATCACCCCTTCGAGGCGAAGCTTCCGGCTGGATTCGAATGCTGCATCGACGCTGCCTTCAAAAGCATCGGGCACCTGGATGTGGTCACTTTCGGCCACGAGTTCGAACAGACGTTCGCGACGTTCCGTGTACGGTTGCCGCAGCAACGAGGATCCGTCGGCATGGAGGACGTCGAAGAGCATGAGGTAAACCGGGGTGCGTCGCCGCTCTCGTTCGACATCGCTCTCCCGGCTCAACCCCATTCTGCGCTGGAGTCTCCCGAAATCCGGTCTGCTGCCCTGTCCGAGAGCGACGATCTCCCCGTCGAGGACGCAGTCGACATCGACACAGTCGACCAACTCGCGAAGCTCCGGATAAGTGCTCGTCATGTCACGACCGTTGCGGCTGGTCAGCTCAACGCTGCCGTTGCGGTCCCCGTCACCCGGCTGCACCCTCGCCAGAGCGCGGATGCCGTCCCACTTCATCTCGAAAGCCCAGTCCTCGGCTTCCCTGCGCACGGAATCGATGTCTCCGATGCTCGCGAGCATCGGAGACAGATCCGCCGGCAGAACCTCCTTCTTCGATCCGTGATTCGTCGATTCGTCCTCCATGAGGTGGATCATCCAGTTTTTCTCCGGGTCCTTGTTCGGACCGTGGCCCCCGGTGTTGAACAGTGCGAACCGCCGCACTGCCCCGAGGCCGCCGTCCTCACGCCCGTGGAGGACCGCGATGACCTCCTTGCCCTCCTGCCACTTCTCGATGTCGCAGGTTCCGGAGTCCCAGATCTCCACGTCGCCGGCTCCGTACTCCCCTTTCGGGATCGTGCCTTCGAAGCTGCCGTATTCGAGGGGATGGTCCTCGGTCTGTACCGCCAGGTGGTTCTTCCCCGGGTCCGTCGGCGGCCCCTTCGGCAGGGCCCAGGAGACCAGCACACCGTCGTGTTCGAGTCGGAAGTCCCAGTGGAGGCTCCTCGCATGGTGTTCCTGGATGACGAAGGTCAGTCCGTCCCCGCTCGTTCCCTGTTTCGCTGGCACGGGTTCGCTCGTGCGCTTCGGATCCCGTTTGGACCGGTAGACCTCCAGTCGGTCGCGCACGACCTCTGGGGCCTCGTCCGACATCGGGTCGGATTGGGGCTCCGAACCGGCTCCGGGCTCCGGCGCCGAGGCGGTTCCTCCGACCGCCTCGGCGAGAGGTTCGAGAAGATCCCCGAAGTCGTCCACGCGGTCGAGGACCTCCTCGAAACGTACCTGCTCGACCGCGGCCGGATCATCGAACTCGTCCCAGCTGCGGGGAGCGGCGACCATGGGGGTGAAGCGTCCGCGCAGCGAATACGGGGCGACCGTGGTCTTGGCCGCTGAGTTCTGCGACCAATCGATGAGCACCTTGTTCTCCCGCAGCGTCTTCTTCATCGCCGAGACGATGAGATCTTTGTGGTCGGCCTCCAGGCTGCGGGCGAGCTCATGGGCGACATCGGAGACCTGCTGCGAGCTCACCGACCCGTCCAGCGGTGCATAGAGGTGGACGCCTTTGGAACCGCTGGTCACCGGGTATGCGTCGAGGCCCATGCCCTCGAGCAGTTCGCGGACGAGCTGAGCCACCTCGATGCAGTCGGCCAGGCCGCGACCGGGGCCCGGATCGAGGTCGAAGACCATCCGGTCGGGGAAGCGGGTCTCCGAATCGATCGTTCCGGGGTCCTTCGCTCCGGCGCGCACCGTCCACTGCGGCACATGGATCTCGAGCGCGGCCATCTGAGTGAGGTAGGTCAGCGTCGCGAGA encodes:
- a CDS encoding ATP-dependent DNA ligase; translated protein: MARHEQKVTVEGHRLTLSNLNKVFYPETKTTKGEILDYCATIAPHLIRHARDRIATRKRWVDGVGTPDDPGDVFFEKNLPESAPSWIRSRAIRHSTGTKRYPLVNDLATLTYLTQMAALEIHVPQWTVRAGAKDPGTIDSETRFPDRMVFDLDPGPGRGLADCIEVAQLVRELLEGMGLDAYPVTSGSKGVHLYAPLDGSVSSQQVSDVAHELARSLEADHKDLIVSAMKKTLRENKVLIDWSQNSAAKTTVAPYSLRGRFTPMVAAPRSWDEFDDPAAVEQVRFEEVLDRVDDFGDLLEPLAEAVGGTASAPEPGAGSEPQSDPMSDEAPEVVRDRLEVYRSKRDPKRTSEPVPAKQGTSGDGLTFVIQEHHARSLHWDFRLEHDGVLVSWALPKGPPTDPGKNHLAVQTEDHPLEYGSFEGTIPKGEYGAGDVEIWDSGTCDIEKWQEGKEVIAVLHGREDGGLGAVRRFALFNTGGHGPNKDPEKNWMIHLMEDESTNHGSKKEVLPADLSPMLASIGDIDSVRREAEDWAFEMKWDGIRALARVQPGDGDRNGSVELTSRNGRDMTSTYPELRELVDCVDVDCVLDGEIVALGQGSRPDFGRLQRRMGLSRESDVERERRRTPVYLMLFDVLHADGSSLLRQPYTERRERLFELVAESDHIQVPDAFEGSVDAAFESSRKLRLEGVMAKRTDSIYLPGKRTRTWAKLKHASTRDVIIVGWRTGEGERSDSFASLLVAAHDGDDLVYLGRVGTGFDEAALRSLRSSLDRRSRKTPALTVPAAESRDAHWVRPDLVGEVRFSGLTEAGRLRHPVWRGLRSDIDSEDVRG